The following proteins come from a genomic window of Bacillota bacterium:
- a CDS encoding tetratricopeptide repeat protein has product MIKKFRSLAKPLVIIICVTFIAGALYIGGMSFFGGNDASAAVATVNGRPISAYDLQNAYLQEVQYYQMIYGQLNNSMLEGIRYNAYEILVNNSLVEEELDNRKYKPAAADVDAEVAAMKEMYGQEVLDMYGYNDAALKQIASQQLAFQQLLNDIAGEIEISEQEIKQQYEQVRASHILVRVDGDDPELWEAAEARAEEILEMIQIMDFAEAARNYSDDGSAENGGDLGFFSRGQMVEPFEEAAFALDVGEVSGLVKSQFGYHIIKVTDKKTAEGDEFEAAKDEIREELVEEEKFRRFSEWLTERKNNAKIVVIDRQLAAYQALLNNEYEEAIKAYHEAIEENPANGFLYASIGQVYLQLDQTDKAIEAYEKALEHSANDGQLHLMLGSLYQDTEQNDKAIAAYLKASELSSGDIMTQLIVRSMLTELEAEEAVAAVDERIAALQEMYAQIEAEESTDTTEDIEPNEQEQNGEETE; this is encoded by the coding sequence TTGATTAAGAAATTCAGATCCTTGGCAAAACCGCTCGTCATCATCATATGTGTTACTTTTATTGCTGGTGCTTTATATATCGGAGGTATGTCCTTTTTTGGAGGCAATGATGCATCGGCAGCAGTAGCGACTGTTAACGGACGGCCGATCAGCGCGTACGATCTGCAGAACGCCTATCTGCAGGAAGTGCAGTATTATCAAATGATTTATGGTCAGTTAAACAATTCCATGCTTGAGGGAATTCGCTACAATGCTTATGAGATCTTAGTTAATAATTCCTTGGTAGAAGAAGAGCTGGATAACCGCAAATACAAGCCGGCTGCGGCTGATGTTGATGCGGAAGTTGCTGCGATGAAAGAAATGTATGGACAGGAAGTTCTGGACATGTACGGCTATAATGACGCAGCATTAAAACAGATCGCTTCTCAGCAGTTAGCATTTCAGCAGCTTCTCAATGATATTGCTGGAGAAATAGAAATCAGCGAACAGGAAATCAAACAGCAGTATGAGCAGGTACGGGCCAGCCATATTTTGGTTCGAGTTGATGGAGATGATCCGGAACTCTGGGAAGCAGCAGAAGCCAGGGCAGAGGAGATTCTCGAAATGATACAGATTATGGATTTTGCTGAAGCAGCGAGGAATTACAGCGATGACGGCAGTGCTGAAAATGGTGGCGATCTCGGGTTCTTCAGCCGGGGCCAGATGGTTGAGCCGTTTGAAGAGGCTGCTTTCGCATTGGATGTTGGAGAAGTCAGCGGCTTAGTAAAATCTCAATTTGGTTATCATATAATTAAAGTAACTGATAAGAAAACAGCTGAAGGCGATGAGTTTGAAGCTGCAAAAGATGAGATCCGCGAAGAACTGGTTGAAGAAGAGAAGTTTAGACGTTTTTCCGAGTGGCTGACAGAGCGGAAGAACAATGCTAAAATCGTTGTTATTGACCGGCAGCTGGCCGCTTATCAGGCTTTGTTAAACAACGAATATGAAGAAGCAATTAAGGCTTACCACGAGGCAATCGAAGAAAATCCTGCAAATGGATTCCTCTACGCTTCGATTGGACAGGTATATCTGCAGTTAGATCAAACAGATAAAGCTATAGAGGCATATGAAAAAGCGCTGGAGCATTCTGCTAATGATGGACAGCTGCATTTGATGCTCGGTTCGTTATATCAGGACACAGAGCAAAATGATAAAGCGATCGCAGCTTATCTTAAAGCTTCTGAGTTAAGTTCAGGCGACATTATGACTCAGCTTATTGTCCGTTCCATGCTTACCGAACTGGAAGCGGAAGAGGCTGTGGCAGCGGTTGATGAGCGCATAGCCGCACTTCAAGAAATGTATGCTCAGATTGAAGCAGAAGAATCAACCGATACTACTGAGGACATTGAACCAAACGAACAGGAGCAAAACGGCGAAGAGACTGAGTAA
- the hemZ gene encoding coproporphyrinogen dehydrogenase HemZ has protein sequence MSFQIKASPELFTVVRGTLTSMFRTVDFSAGRLIEVESCDTEEGIITTVKLQDHEPWQHLDSEINRSCYNQRDRENRIKERIRLGVRTVVGQAYGIPLGPWGILTGVRPTKLVHRLIDRGFSREEVYALLTEVYHVSKQRQKLLFDVVDKQRSFFLPNVNNPVSVYVGIPFCPTRCGYCSFAAYPLHTHGHLFNDFLSALELEIRSLGELLRDLGIEVQTVYLGGGTPTTVQGADLSHLLKLLNEYFVADQCQEYTVEAGRPETLDSNTLAVMQRHGVQRISINPQTMNDRTLRRIGRAHTADQVRAAFELAHQYGFKHINSDLILGLPGEDAEDFAFSLQEVLALKPDNITIHSLALKRASKFGQTASVRDLEHELGMEMAEMAWETLAAAGMHPYYLYRQRYILSDLENIGYAVPGAESVYNIQMMEERQTIIGLGGGAITKLVSPDLAVVRHANPKCPATYARQVCQLIDAKKCQITQHLSV, from the coding sequence ATGTCTTTTCAGATTAAGGCATCTCCTGAACTGTTCACAGTAGTTAGGGGTACTCTGACATCGATGTTTAGAACCGTGGACTTTTCTGCGGGACGCTTGATTGAGGTTGAGTCTTGTGATACAGAGGAAGGAATTATAACTACAGTCAAGCTGCAGGACCACGAACCTTGGCAGCATTTAGATTCTGAAATCAACCGCTCCTGCTACAATCAGCGTGATCGTGAAAACCGCATCAAAGAACGGATCAGGTTGGGGGTGCGAACTGTTGTTGGCCAAGCATACGGGATTCCTCTTGGTCCCTGGGGAATTTTGACTGGAGTGCGGCCAACGAAATTAGTGCATCGTCTGATCGATCGCGGATTTAGCAGAGAAGAGGTTTACGCTCTGCTGACAGAGGTGTACCATGTTTCCAAGCAGCGGCAGAAACTGCTGTTTGATGTCGTTGATAAACAGCGGTCTTTTTTCTTGCCCAACGTTAACAATCCGGTCAGTGTCTATGTGGGCATCCCGTTCTGTCCTACTCGGTGCGGTTACTGCTCTTTCGCAGCTTATCCTCTCCACACCCACGGACATCTCTTTAACGATTTTTTATCCGCTCTGGAGCTGGAAATTAGAAGTTTAGGAGAGCTGCTCCGGGATCTAGGTATCGAAGTGCAGACAGTTTATCTCGGAGGAGGAACGCCAACTACAGTCCAAGGAGCTGACCTCAGTCATCTTTTGAAGTTGCTGAACGAATACTTTGTTGCAGACCAATGTCAGGAGTATACGGTCGAAGCCGGACGGCCGGAAACTCTAGATAGTAACACCCTTGCAGTTATGCAGCGGCATGGGGTACAGCGGATCAGCATCAATCCCCAGACTATGAATGACCGCACACTTAGGCGGATTGGAAGAGCGCATACGGCGGATCAGGTGAGAGCTGCCTTCGAGCTGGCTCATCAATACGGGTTTAAGCATATTAATTCCGATCTGATTTTGGGTCTGCCGGGAGAGGATGCTGAGGATTTTGCTTTTAGTCTGCAGGAAGTACTCGCATTAAAACCGGATAATATTACGATTCACAGTTTAGCTTTAAAGCGGGCCAGCAAATTTGGTCAAACTGCATCCGTGCGTGATTTAGAACACGAACTCGGCATGGAGATGGCCGAAATGGCGTGGGAAACACTTGCAGCAGCAGGAATGCATCCTTATTACCTGTACCGCCAGCGGTACATTTTAAGTGATTTGGAAAACATTGGTTATGCAGTACCAGGAGCCGAATCAGTTTACAACATTCAAATGATGGAAGAACGGCAGACCATTATTGGTTTAGGTGGAGGAGCAATTACTAAGTTGGTATCTCCAGATTTAGCAGTTGTTAGACATGCCAATCCGAAATGCCCAGCAACTTATGCTCGCCAGGTTTGCCAGCTGATCGATGCAAAAAAGTGCCAGATTACACAGCACTTATCTGTTTGA
- a CDS encoding MBL fold metallo-hydrolase: MEIRTFTSGFLGANCYVVIEQSSAVVIDPIVEGEELLSYIESQKAEVAAIVNTHGHVDHIAGNQWLYEQTRAPIMIHAGDEEYLTDPNLNLSPWISDQPVISPKAMRILKDGDQIKLANSHLTVIHTPGHSPGSICLYSPGVLFTGDTLFQSSIGRSDFPGGDSRVLRESVRSLRTLPADTIIYPGHGPHTTLERELKHNPFLR; encoded by the coding sequence ATGGAAATTCGCACATTCACATCGGGATTTTTAGGAGCAAACTGCTATGTGGTTATTGAGCAGAGCTCGGCTGTTGTCATTGACCCGATTGTTGAAGGCGAAGAGCTGCTCTCCTACATCGAGAGCCAGAAGGCGGAGGTTGCTGCCATTGTCAATACCCATGGTCATGTGGATCACATTGCCGGCAACCAATGGCTTTATGAGCAGACCAGGGCGCCAATAATGATCCACGCAGGGGACGAGGAGTATTTGACTGATCCTAATTTGAACTTGTCTCCTTGGATATCAGATCAGCCCGTTATAAGCCCTAAGGCGATGAGGATATTAAAAGATGGCGACCAAATCAAGCTGGCTAACTCGCATCTGACTGTAATTCATACTCCGGGACACTCGCCCGGAAGTATTTGCCTGTACAGCCCCGGTGTTTTATTTACGGGTGATACATTGTTTCAGTCTTCAATCGGCCGCAGTGATTTTCCCGGCGGTGACAGCAGAGTTCTGCGGGAAAGCGTGCGCAGTTTGAGGACACTGCCCGCTGACACTATTATTTATCCTGGTCATGGACCGCATACCACTTTAGAGCGGGAACTAAAACACAATCCGTTTTTGCGTTAA
- a CDS encoding bifunctional (p)ppGpp synthetase/guanosine-3',5'-bis(diphosphate) 3'-pyrophosphohydrolase — translation MNLESLLERITSYYPDADLGVVKKAYHFAKAAHEGQLRDSGEPFFNHPFEVALILADLELDLDTVAAGLLHDVIEDTNVTPEEMEREFGSQIFALVDGVTKLEKLPFKNRFEREAENLRKMIFAMAKDIRVILIKLADRLHNMRTLRYLDQERQAKIARETLDIYAPLANRLGIWSIKWEIEDLAFRYLWPEQYYDLVHQLNKKRQERENDLQLVMQILTDKLEELGVTAEIQGRPKHLYSIYQKMQRQDKSLNEIYDLLAVRVVVDSVRDCYAVLGAIHTLWKPVPGRFKDYIAMPKSNMYQSLHTTIIGPHGDLYEIQIRTWEMHRIAEKGVAAHWMYKEGLGSKKEDTVNTKVQWLREAVEWLQEMKDPQEFMESVKIDLFEDEVFVFTPKGDVKSLPKGSTPVDFAFDVHTDVGLRCIGAKINGKIQPLDYQLKNGEFVEILTSKTPNPSQDWLSFVKTSKARNKIRSYLKEEQRDVSVMRGRELLEKELKKHNLDVKEYLSSGKLVETAKRYGHSNPDDLFASIGFGRINANQVMQKLAGKELEKRRRSSVLTKIKQPRHREAKGVDVKGVDNLLVRFSKCCTPVPGDEIVGYVTRGRGVSIHRADCPNYYSLLEQDPGRKIDVSWNIQEKESFPVELELRAVDRINMLSAIMNTISEGQTNIEAVNTRKLKDDLALILLTVDIHDLNHMQSLINRLRQVDGVVSVRRATPT, via the coding sequence TTGAATCTAGAGTCCTTATTAGAGCGGATAACTAGCTATTATCCAGATGCGGATCTGGGTGTTGTCAAAAAAGCATATCATTTCGCCAAAGCAGCTCACGAAGGACAGTTGCGTGATTCAGGCGAGCCTTTTTTCAATCATCCTTTTGAAGTGGCTTTAATTCTGGCTGACTTAGAGCTGGATCTGGACACTGTCGCTGCAGGGCTGCTCCACGATGTGATCGAAGATACTAACGTAACGCCAGAAGAGATGGAGCGAGAATTTGGCAGCCAAATTTTTGCTTTGGTTGATGGTGTTACTAAGTTAGAAAAACTGCCGTTTAAAAATCGTTTTGAGCGGGAAGCCGAAAACCTGCGCAAAATGATTTTTGCCATGGCCAAAGATATCCGGGTGATATTGATCAAACTTGCCGACAGACTGCACAATATGCGCACTCTGCGCTATCTAGATCAGGAGCGCCAGGCAAAAATTGCCCGTGAAACTCTCGATATTTATGCTCCCTTGGCTAACCGCTTGGGGATCTGGTCTATCAAGTGGGAGATAGAGGATCTAGCGTTTCGCTACTTGTGGCCGGAGCAGTACTATGATTTGGTTCATCAGCTCAATAAAAAACGCCAGGAGCGGGAAAATGATCTGCAGCTAGTAATGCAGATTCTTACGGACAAGCTGGAGGAGCTGGGTGTCACCGCCGAGATCCAAGGCCGTCCTAAGCATTTATACAGTATTTATCAAAAAATGCAGCGCCAGGATAAGTCTTTGAACGAGATTTACGATCTGCTGGCAGTGCGAGTAGTTGTTGACTCTGTTCGCGATTGTTATGCTGTGCTTGGTGCGATTCACACATTGTGGAAACCGGTTCCCGGCAGGTTTAAGGATTATATTGCAATGCCTAAATCAAATATGTATCAGTCGCTGCATACTACGATTATCGGTCCGCATGGAGACCTGTATGAGATTCAAATCCGCACCTGGGAAATGCACCGCATTGCCGAAAAAGGTGTGGCAGCGCACTGGATGTACAAAGAAGGTTTAGGCAGTAAGAAGGAAGATACAGTCAATACCAAAGTGCAGTGGCTGCGGGAAGCGGTGGAGTGGCTGCAGGAAATGAAAGACCCGCAGGAGTTTATGGAAAGTGTTAAAATTGACCTCTTTGAGGATGAAGTTTTTGTTTTCACACCCAAAGGCGATGTCAAATCACTGCCGAAAGGTTCTACTCCTGTAGATTTCGCTTTTGATGTTCACACTGATGTCGGGCTGCGCTGCATTGGTGCAAAAATAAACGGCAAGATTCAACCCCTCGATTATCAGTTAAAAAATGGCGAGTTTGTAGAAATTCTAACCAGCAAAACTCCCAATCCAAGTCAGGATTGGCTGAGTTTTGTTAAAACCTCAAAAGCCAGAAACAAAATCAGAAGCTATCTGAAAGAAGAACAGCGCGATGTCAGCGTAATGCGCGGACGCGAGCTGCTCGAAAAAGAGCTGAAAAAGCATAATCTCGATGTTAAAGAATATCTCAGCAGTGGAAAGCTGGTTGAAACAGCCAAGAGGTACGGTCACAGCAATCCAGATGATTTGTTTGCCAGTATTGGTTTCGGCCGAATAAATGCCAACCAGGTTATGCAGAAGCTGGCAGGTAAAGAGCTGGAAAAGCGGCGCCGCAGCAGTGTTTTGACAAAAATAAAACAGCCGCGGCATCGCGAAGCTAAAGGTGTAGACGTTAAGGGTGTCGACAATTTATTGGTCAGGTTCTCTAAATGCTGTACTCCGGTTCCGGGAGATGAAATTGTCGGTTATGTTACCCGCGGCCGTGGCGTTTCGATCCACCGAGCGGACTGCCCTAATTACTATTCTCTGCTAGAGCAGGATCCAGGCAGGAAGATTGATGTGTCTTGGAATATCCAGGAGAAAGAATCGTTTCCGGTTGAGCTGGAACTTCGTGCTGTTGACAGAATTAATATGCTGTCAGCCATTATGAATACAATTTCCGAAGGGCAAACCAATATTGAAGCGGTAAACACCCGCAAGCTCAAAGACGATCTGGCTTTAATTCTCTTGACAGTGGATATTCACGATCTGAACCACATGCAGTCTTTGATTAATCGCCTGAGGCAGGTAGATGGAGTAGTCTCTGTCAGAAGAGCGACACCAACGTAG
- a CDS encoding adenine phosphoribosyltransferase — protein sequence MNLKDKIRVIEGFPKPGISFKDITTLLEDAEAFHYAIKQMAEFCRERKVDLVVGVESRGFILGAPLAYELGLGFALIRKPGKLPGDVLSMEYELEYGTDTLEIHKDAIKPGMNVVLVDDLLATGGTISAAAKLVEQVGAKISGFAFLIELEALNGRSKLEGYDILTLVNYEK from the coding sequence ATGAACTTAAAGGATAAAATACGTGTAATTGAGGGTTTTCCAAAACCGGGAATCAGCTTTAAAGACATTACTACGCTGCTGGAAGACGCTGAAGCATTTCACTATGCGATTAAGCAAATGGCTGAGTTCTGCAGAGAGCGTAAAGTCGACTTGGTAGTCGGGGTCGAATCCCGCGGCTTTATTCTCGGAGCCCCATTAGCCTATGAGTTAGGTCTTGGTTTTGCTTTAATTCGCAAACCCGGAAAACTGCCCGGAGATGTATTAAGCATGGAATACGAGCTGGAATATGGCACAGATACATTAGAGATCCATAAAGATGCTATAAAACCGGGCATGAACGTGGTGTTAGTTGATGATCTGCTGGCCACCGGTGGTACAATCAGTGCCGCGGCCAAGCTGGTTGAGCAGGTTGGCGCCAAAATCAGCGGTTTTGCGTTTTTAATTGAGCTGGAAGCGCTCAACGGACGCAGTAAGCTGGAAGGTTACGATATTCTGACTCTGGTTAATTACGAGAAGTAG
- the recJ gene encoding single-stranded-DNA-specific exonuclease RecJ: MEKRWLIQPAEKRYAHLSRELNISEVTAKILADRGINSAEQARHFLYPDFSQLHEPLLLPDMDKAVARIGRALADQEIITIYGDYDVDGQTSVVLLMEVLRSIASDPDLIQYYIPHRMDEGYGLHQEALEEISETSSLVITVDCGITACKEAEFAKGLGLDLIITDHHEPKDELPDAAAVINPKRRDSQYPFSELAGVGVAYKLVQALGIHYGRDFSQWLDLVALGTVSDLVPLVDENRVFVKFGLKQMENTVSLGLETLIRICGLKPPYKASDLGFKLGPRLNAVGRMGESARGVELLLSRERFKAQRLAETLDQENRIRQQTEAEIFEQAVAMIEANNWGEDAAIVAACEDWHPGVIGIVASRVVDRYYRPTVIISLSDGVGKGSARSISGFNLYEGLRQTDDLLEQFGGHEMAAGLTVQAQRIPELRERLNDIVRSSLKPEDFIPKVRIDYKLNIKDINQQLLHEFELMEPFGMGNPTPVLQISGSVLSTKPMGMDQEHLRCIIQDHEGAVMEAVGFGMYHAIQSVDSYRENIDFAVVPQPAYRDPSKIELLLRDFQVDKGIDTYIEDWMLNRYPWELPNTYERISQLEESFPQHSSGNAAYNIIDSRNVWDKVNELKTYLDPHKRALIYAASPLQVMNLCRELRIAVPNGANFIGFEHEYLSASEREELHVLIETNNITWVVSTGIWNPDWQWDQIVLYDPPAVPEFLVSLVGKLIPGGDLLVIYGRKECSWMQGKIKQLFPDRDLLAGFYVQMMRVGKEQLTHADLSRIAAVLNLDEGMEFIVDVFAELDLIRKNDQGVKIMPKPAQKLDLCTSVLYNRGKTRREQISAYLQHCLERGFLDELKG; this comes from the coding sequence TTGGAAAAACGATGGTTAATCCAACCGGCTGAAAAACGCTATGCACACCTCAGCCGAGAACTAAATATTTCGGAAGTAACTGCAAAAATTCTTGCTGATCGCGGGATTAACTCTGCGGAACAAGCCAGACATTTTTTATACCCGGACTTCAGCCAGCTGCATGAACCGCTGCTGCTGCCGGACATGGACAAGGCTGTTGCAAGGATTGGCAGAGCGCTTGCTGATCAGGAGATAATTACCATCTACGGTGATTATGATGTGGATGGGCAGACATCCGTCGTACTGCTGATGGAAGTGCTCCGCAGTATAGCATCAGATCCCGACTTAATCCAGTACTATATACCGCACCGGATGGACGAAGGGTATGGACTGCACCAGGAGGCTCTTGAGGAAATCAGTGAAACAAGTTCGCTGGTAATCACTGTTGACTGCGGTATTACCGCCTGTAAAGAAGCGGAGTTTGCTAAAGGTTTAGGTTTAGATCTAATTATAACTGATCACCATGAGCCAAAGGATGAGCTGCCTGACGCAGCTGCAGTAATCAATCCGAAGCGCAGAGACAGCCAGTATCCTTTTTCAGAACTGGCAGGTGTGGGAGTGGCTTATAAGCTGGTACAGGCTTTAGGCATACACTATGGTCGTGATTTCAGTCAGTGGCTTGATTTGGTGGCATTGGGGACAGTCTCAGACCTGGTGCCGCTTGTTGATGAGAACCGTGTGTTTGTCAAATTCGGTCTGAAACAGATGGAAAATACTGTCAGCCTAGGGTTAGAAACCTTGATCCGCATCTGCGGTCTGAAACCTCCCTATAAGGCCTCTGATTTAGGTTTTAAGCTTGGACCGCGGTTAAACGCGGTAGGCAGAATGGGAGAGTCAGCTCGGGGAGTAGAACTGCTGCTGAGCAGAGAGCGCTTTAAAGCCCAAAGATTAGCGGAAACATTGGATCAGGAAAATCGCATCAGACAGCAGACGGAAGCTGAGATCTTTGAACAAGCTGTTGCGATGATTGAAGCGAATAATTGGGGTGAAGATGCTGCAATTGTTGCAGCCTGTGAGGACTGGCATCCGGGTGTAATCGGTATCGTTGCTTCCCGAGTTGTTGACCGGTACTATCGACCGACAGTGATTATTTCCTTGTCGGATGGAGTTGGAAAAGGCTCTGCCCGCAGCATTTCCGGATTCAATCTCTACGAAGGCTTGCGTCAGACCGATGATCTGCTGGAGCAGTTTGGAGGCCATGAAATGGCAGCTGGCTTAACGGTTCAAGCGCAGCGTATTCCGGAGCTGAGGGAACGATTAAACGACATTGTCCGCAGCTCGCTTAAACCAGAAGATTTTATTCCCAAAGTCCGGATCGATTATAAGCTGAATATTAAAGATATCAATCAGCAGCTTCTTCACGAGTTTGAACTGATGGAACCTTTTGGAATGGGAAATCCCACGCCTGTGCTCCAGATTTCCGGTTCTGTGCTGAGCACCAAACCCATGGGAATGGATCAGGAACATCTGCGCTGCATCATCCAGGATCATGAAGGTGCGGTAATGGAAGCGGTGGGATTTGGCATGTATCACGCGATTCAAAGCGTCGACAGCTATCGGGAAAACATTGATTTTGCTGTGGTTCCGCAGCCGGCATATCGGGATCCATCGAAAATTGAGCTGCTGCTCAGGGATTTCCAGGTTGATAAAGGGATTGATACTTATATTGAGGATTGGATGCTCAACCGCTATCCCTGGGAACTGCCAAACACCTACGAGCGCATATCTCAACTGGAGGAATCTTTTCCGCAGCACAGCAGCGGGAACGCAGCTTATAATATTATTGACAGCCGCAATGTCTGGGATAAAGTCAATGAACTAAAAACCTATCTCGATCCCCATAAGCGAGCATTGATTTACGCCGCAAGCCCATTGCAGGTTATGAACTTGTGCCGTGAACTGAGGATTGCGGTTCCCAATGGAGCCAATTTTATCGGGTTTGAGCATGAGTATCTCTCCGCAAGTGAACGAGAAGAACTGCATGTCTTGATCGAGACTAATAATATTACCTGGGTGGTATCGACCGGAATCTGGAATCCAGACTGGCAGTGGGATCAGATTGTTTTATACGATCCACCGGCCGTGCCGGAGTTTTTGGTAAGCTTAGTTGGCAAGCTTATTCCAGGAGGAGATCTGCTTGTCATATACGGACGGAAAGAGTGCAGCTGGATGCAGGGTAAGATTAAACAGCTCTTTCCCGACCGGGACTTACTGGCCGGGTTTTATGTGCAGATGATGAGAGTCGGTAAAGAGCAGTTGACTCACGCTGATCTAAGCAGAATTGCAGCAGTTTTAAATTTAGACGAAGGCATGGAGTTTATTGTTGATGTATTTGCTGAATTGGACCTGATCAGGAAAAATGACCAAGGCGTGAAAATCATGCCAAAACCCGCACAGAAACTAGACTTATGTACTTCCGTTTTGTATAATAGAGGTAAAACTAGACGGGAACAGATATCAGCATACTTACAGCATTGTTTGGAAAGGGGCTTTCTTGATGAACTTAAAGGATAA
- the hpt gene encoding hypoxanthine phosphoribosyltransferase → MDIVERVLITEEEIQNRIKELAAQINKDYEGKEVLLLCILKGGMMFLADLSKHLTIPVAMDFIGISSYGNATQSSGVVRITKDLEESIEGKHVLIIEDIIDSGLTLSYLINNLAIRKPASIKICTLLDKQINREVDIPVDYVGFTVPNEFLVGYGLDYQEFYRNIPYVFVLKPKYYTE, encoded by the coding sequence ATGGACATTGTCGAACGTGTCCTTATCACCGAAGAAGAGATTCAAAACCGCATCAAAGAACTTGCGGCACAAATCAACAAAGACTACGAGGGAAAAGAGGTGCTCCTGCTCTGCATCCTTAAAGGTGGGATGATGTTTCTCGCAGATTTATCAAAGCATTTGACCATTCCTGTGGCCATGGATTTTATCGGTATCTCCAGCTACGGCAATGCCACCCAATCTTCCGGTGTGGTTCGCATCACCAAAGATCTCGAAGAAAGTATTGAAGGCAAACATGTGCTGATTATCGAGGATATTATCGACTCAGGTTTGACTCTCAGCTACTTGATCAACAATTTGGCGATCAGAAAACCAGCCAGCATTAAAATCTGCACTCTTTTGGACAAGCAGATCAACAGAGAAGTAGATATCCCGGTTGATTACGTCGGCTTTACCGTACCGAACGAATTTTTGGTCGGATACGGATTGGATTACCAGGAGTTTTACCGCAACATACCTTATGTCTTCGTGCTTAAGCCCAAGTACTACACCGAGTAG